From the genome of Gemmatimonas phototrophica, one region includes:
- a CDS encoding 6-pyruvoyl trahydropterin synthase family protein: MPRTSLTRRVMFAAAHRYRRPDWSDQENADIFGACAHPHYHGHSYVCDVTVAGPVDEETGFVVDLGFLDNVLQREVRERFDHRNISLDVPEFADGKMIPTGENLARFICDRVQAALSHTSARVIKVHLAEDAMLSCSYEVDA; the protein is encoded by the coding sequence ATGCCGCGAACATCACTGACGCGCCGCGTGATGTTTGCGGCAGCCCATCGCTACCGCCGTCCTGATTGGAGCGACCAGGAGAACGCCGACATTTTTGGCGCCTGTGCCCACCCACACTATCACGGGCACAGCTATGTCTGCGACGTGACCGTGGCGGGGCCGGTGGACGAGGAGACCGGCTTTGTGGTGGATCTGGGGTTTCTGGACAACGTGCTGCAGCGGGAGGTGCGAGAGCGCTTCGATCATCGCAACATCAGTTTGGATGTGCCGGAATTTGCCGATGGGAAGATGATCCCCACCGGCGAAAATCTCGCGCGCTTCATTTGCGATCGCGTGCAAGCAGCCCTCTCACACACCAGTGCCCGGGTGATCAAGGTGCATCTGGCCGAAGACGCCATGCTCAGCTGCAGCTACGAGGTGGACGCATGA